One part of the Deltaproteobacteria bacterium genome encodes these proteins:
- a CDS encoding integron integrase, translating to MWAVTCEAAGVSGRAWYVSEGAGLVPRKPRLLDTVRDALRLRHYSRRTERAYLGWIRRYIVFHAKRHPAEMGAAEVSRFLSSLAVEGRVSASTQNQALAALLFLYGPVLGVELPWLDELVRAVRPERLPVVLSRDEVRAVLLVLRGTPRLMAVLLYGAGLRLLECARLRVKDLDFAANQIVVRSGKGDRDRVTLLPAVVRPALERQLARVRAQHERDLRAGAGWVELPHALARKYPNAGREWAWQWVFPATRTYTERTTSQRRRHHLHETVVQRAVYRAVREAGLTKPASCHTFRHSFATHLLEDGYDIRTVQELLGHRDVRTTMIYTHVLNRGPAGVRSPLDGLVEGEGARVPKLAGPGGDTLSRLAG from the coding sequence ATGTGGGCGGTGACGTGCGAGGCGGCAGGCGTCAGCGGACGCGCGTGGTACGTGAGCGAGGGAGCCGGCCTCGTCCCGCGCAAGCCGCGGCTGCTCGACACAGTACGTGACGCGCTCCGGTTGCGCCACTACAGTCGCCGGACCGAGCGCGCCTACCTGGGATGGATCCGGCGCTACATCGTGTTTCACGCGAAGCGTCACCCGGCCGAGATGGGCGCGGCGGAGGTGTCGCGCTTCCTCTCGTCTCTCGCGGTAGAGGGAAGGGTGAGCGCGTCGACGCAGAATCAGGCGTTGGCGGCGCTGCTGTTCCTGTACGGGCCCGTCCTCGGCGTGGAGCTGCCATGGCTCGACGAGCTGGTCCGGGCGGTGCGACCGGAGCGGTTGCCGGTGGTCCTCTCCCGGGACGAGGTGCGCGCCGTGCTGCTGGTGTTGCGGGGGACGCCCAGGTTGATGGCGGTCCTTCTCTACGGCGCCGGCCTTCGCCTCCTGGAGTGCGCGCGGCTGCGCGTCAAGGACCTCGACTTCGCGGCCAATCAGATCGTCGTGCGGAGCGGGAAGGGCGATCGCGACCGGGTGACCCTTCTTCCGGCCGTCGTGCGGCCCGCGCTGGAGCGTCAGCTCGCGCGCGTCCGGGCGCAGCACGAGCGCGACCTGCGCGCAGGCGCCGGGTGGGTGGAGCTGCCGCATGCCCTCGCCCGGAAGTACCCCAACGCCGGCCGTGAGTGGGCGTGGCAGTGGGTCTTCCCCGCCACGCGGACGTACACCGAGCGGACGACCAGCCAGCGGCGGCGGCACCATCTCCACGAGACGGTCGTGCAGCGCGCCGTGTACCGGGCGGTCCGCGAGGCAGGCCTGACCAAGCCGGCGTCCTGCCATACGTTCCGACACTCCTTCGCGACGCATCTCCTCGAGGATGGCTACGACATCCGGACCGTCCAGGAACTGCTGGGACACCGCGATGTTAGGACCACGATGATCTACACGCACGTCCTGAACCGGGGACCGGCGGGTGTGCGCTCGCCGCTGGATGGGTTGGTGGAGGGGGAGGGAGCGCGGGTGCCGAAGCTGGCGGGACCTGGCGGGGATACCCTGTCGAGGCTCGCAGGCTAA